Within the Gimesia sp. genome, the region TGCAGCGTCTGGTCGTAGAGTTCGCGGGAGAGCGTCTGAAAGAGTTCGCCGCGCACATCTTCCAGACTGAACTGGCCAGGGTGTTTCTTATTCAGCGTGATGAGGTGCATGCCAAAGGGGGACTGGAAGGGTTCGCTGATTTCACCCTCTTTGAGAGGGAAGACCTGGCTGGTGAAGACCAGCGGCATTTTTCCTCGATACGCGGAGGTGACTAGTTTGCCTCCCTCTGTTTTGCTGGGGGCCTGCGAATGCCGGGCGGCGGCTTCGGCGAAGCTCAGCTTGCCGGACTGGATCTGCTTCCGCAGATCCAGCAGTTTCTGTTTCGCTTGATCGATTTCAGTTGGGGACGCGACAGAAGAAAGTTTCAGAAGAATCTGACTGGCTTCGACGCGGGTGCCATCCAGCTCTTCACGATGAGCGTTGAAATAGGCCTGCATTTTTTCCGGCGTGATTTCCTGTCGGGCATAGAGATTCCAGGCCAGCGGCAGGGCAATCGCAGCGCGGAGCTTTTCGGGAGTGAAGCCCATTTTCGTGAGTACCTGCTGGGGATTATCGCCTTTCTTGCGGATGAAGTTCTCGACTTTGACGACACTTTCATCCAACTGTTTCGGCGGGACTTCGATTTTCTGCGCTTTCAGAAATTCCTGGATCAGACGTTGATTGATCAGCTGCTCCAGCAGTTGCTGACGGAGAGCCGGCGGTGCATCGGTGATGCCACGTGAGAGCAGGGCAAATGAGAGGTCAGCCTCGGTCACCGTCTGGCCATTGACGGTCGCGAGCACCTCTTCGGCTGCTGCAGCGCGAAGCGGTTGTCCTGCAGAGAGGCCCAGGAGAGCCAGGCAGAGGAGATATGTGAAAGAGTGACGGCGCGGCGATGACATCGTAATTGCTTCCTGCAAAGGGCGAAACGAACTCAGATCGAAGAAGATTCCGGAAGGGAATCGCCTCAGTGAAACGAGTGTGGTGAGGATATTATTGCATTTTCGAACCACGCTGTCAGTGTGAATCGGGCGGCGAAAATAATGAAAATCAAAGTTGGACTCCTGCAGCAAACTGTCTAAAATCAGTTCAACCTGAAGCAGTACGGGATTTCTTTAAAGTTCCCAGACTGTTCGGGACACCCAATTCCATCTTCATTTCTATTATCACTCTTGAACAAGGGGCCCGCGCATGTGGTCAATCCTGGCTCAGAAAACGTCGACGGTTTCCGAAGATCCTGTGACAAAGGCAAATGAACTCTGGCATACGGTCAAAACATTTCTGGCGACCCAGGGGACTCAGTTTGCCATCAATGTGGTTGTGGCGCTGGCGATCTTTCTGGTGGGGAAATGGATTGCCAACATTTTGAGTCGGTTCTGTAATCGTCTGATGAAGCAGGCGAAGGTCGATGAAACGCTGGCCCGGTTTCTGTCGAATATCGTTTACTCGATTCTGCTGGTCATTGTCGTTCTGGCGGCGCTGTCGGAACTGGGGATTAACACGACCTCTCTGGCGGCGGTTCTGGCTGCAGCCGGTTTTGCGGTGGGGATGGCCTTCCAGGGAACGTTGAGTAATTTTTCATCGGGTGTGATGCTGATCCTGTTCAAGCCGTTTCGGGTGGGGGATTACATTGAAGCGGCCGGGACGGCGGGTGTGGTCGAGGAGATTCAGATCTTTACCACATCGATGCGCACCGGGGATAACATTGCGATTGTTGTGCCCAACAGTCATATCACGTCTGGCAACATTCGCAACTTCTCCATCAAGGAGAATCGCCGTATCGATCTGGTGATCGGGTGTGGCTATGACGATGACCTCAAAGCGGTCAAAGCCTTTCTGGAAGAAGTCGTGAACGGGGATTATCGGGTTCTGGCCGATCCTGCACCGGTGATTGCCGTCAATGAACTGGCTGACAGCAGTGTCAATTTCGTCGTGCGTCCCTGGGTTAAAAATGCCGACTACTGGGCCACCCGCTGGGATCTGACGGAACGGATCAAGCTCGGCTTCGATGAGCGTGGCTTTACGATTCCTTATCCCAGCCGGGATGTGCATCTTTATAATGAGAGTGCCGTCAGCGCGGAATCGTGAGGCGATTGTGGTCATTCATCCGGGGGCTAAGCCAGCTGCAGAATTCGTTTTATTGATTTTGCGGCTGCCCCGGAAATCAGCCGGTT harbors:
- a CDS encoding peptidylprolyl isomerase encodes the protein MSSPRRHSFTYLLCLALLGLSAGQPLRAAAAEEVLATVNGQTVTEADLSFALLSRGITDAPPALRQQLLEQLINQRLIQEFLKAQKIEVPPKQLDESVVKVENFIRKKGDNPQQVLTKMGFTPEKLRAAIALPLAWNLYARQEITPEKMQAYFNAHREELDGTRVEASQILLKLSSVASPTEIDQAKQKLLDLRKQIQSGKLSFAEAAARHSQAPSKTEGGKLVTSAYRGKMPLVFTSQVFPLKEGEISEPFQSPFGMHLITLNKKHPGQFSLEDVRGELFQTLSRELYDQTLQKLRSTAKIEWKTETKS
- a CDS encoding mechanosensitive ion channel domain-containing protein is translated as MWSILAQKTSTVSEDPVTKANELWHTVKTFLATQGTQFAINVVVALAIFLVGKWIANILSRFCNRLMKQAKVDETLARFLSNIVYSILLVIVVLAALSELGINTTSLAAVLAAAGFAVGMAFQGTLSNFSSGVMLILFKPFRVGDYIEAAGTAGVVEEIQIFTTSMRTGDNIAIVVPNSHITSGNIRNFSIKENRRIDLVIGCGYDDDLKAVKAFLEEVVNGDYRVLADPAPVIAVNELADSSVNFVVRPWVKNADYWATRWDLTERIKLGFDERGFTIPYPSRDVHLYNESAVSAES